The following DNA comes from Winogradskyella sp. PG-2.
TAATTGTCTTTTCAACATCTTCGACATATAGTATGGTATAGGCATATTTCATAATATTACTCTTGTATACTTACTTTATAATTAATGCCGTAAGTCTTTGTTAGGTTGTCATCATTAAAGATATCCTTTACAGGTCCTGTTGCAATTTTCTTTACGTTTAAAAATGTAACCCAATCAAAATATTCTGGAACGGTTTGTAAATCGTGATGAACGACAATAACTGTTTTACCTTCTTTTCTGAGTTCTTTTAGAATATTTATTATAGCAATTTCGGTTATTGCATCTACACCTTGAAATGGCTCGTCCATAAAATAAATAGAAGCATTTTGAACTAACGCTCTAGCCAAAAATATACGTTGTTGTTGCCCTCCAGATAGTTGACTAATTTGCCTGTTTTTAAAAGGCAGCATTCCCACTTTTTCTAAAGCTTCAAGCGCTGCTTTTTTCTCTTTTTGACCTGGTCGTTTTATCCAGCCTAAACTGCCGTATGTTCCCATTTTCACAACATCTAGAGCTGTTGTTGGAAAATCCCAATCGACGCTTCCTTTTTGAGGTACGTAAGCTACCAACTTTCGTTGCTTTTCGTAAGATTTTCCGTAAATACTAACACTTCCGGCAATTGGGTCTAAAATGCCTAAAATAGCTTTTATAAGTGTGGATTTTCCTGCTCCGTTTGGTCCAACAATAGCCATTAGCACTCCTTCAGGAATTTCTAAATCGATATCCCAAAGTACAGGCTTGTAGTTATAAGCTACAGTTAAATCGTCTACTTTTACTGCTATAACTCCTGCTAAAGTAGGGGTCTTATTATTTCTAGCTTGTTCTTTCATAATTTTATTTCTATTCATTTTGTCTTGATACAAAACGAACCAAAAAATCACGATCAAAATTAGGAAATTGCTAAAGCACCATTCACTTTCAGAACTTAGTGCTTGAGGCTTTGCCTCACATGTTCGTTCTTTCGTTCATTATTTCTGAATTTTGATGTTCAATTCTTTGAATTGATTTAGGACATTCACTTTTGCTGTTTTCTGTCCTTTTGGGTTTATTATTTCACTAATCACTTCAAAGCACCAACAATTGTGTTTACGTTATACTCAAACATACCAATATAAGTACCTTCGATGGTCCCTTTAGTTCCTAATGCATCTGAGTAAAGCGTACCTCCAATTTCAACATTATGACCTTTAGATTTTACGGCTGCCTGTAAGGCTTCAATAGTACGTTTTGGCACTGAACTTTCAACAAAAACAGCTTTAATCTGTTTTTCTATAATAAAAGCAGACAGTTTTTGTACATCTTTAACACCAGCTTCTGTTGCTGTGGATAAGCCTTGTAAGCCTACAACTTCAAAATTATATGCTTTACCGAAATAGTTAAAGGCATCATGTGCTGTAACTAAGATTCGATTTTCAAGAGCGAGTTCGGCAATTTTAGCATTTATGTTATCATTTAGCGCCTTTAATTCCAATAAGTAGGCGGTCATATTTTTAGCATAGATTTCAGCATTTTTTGGGTCCTGTTCTGCCAATACCTTTGCCACCTTTTCTGCAAATATTCCAAAGTAGCTAATATCAAACCAAACATGTGGATCATAGTTAGAGGCAAAATAATCTGAGCCAATTAAGGTGCTTTTATCTAATTCGTCAGCTAAAGCAATTGGTGTTTTAGTTGCGCTTCCCATTTTTTCAAAAACTTCAATAAGCTTTCCTTCTAAATGCAGACCGTTATAAAAAATGATATCTGCATCTACCAGTTTAGAAACATCTCCTTCGCTAGCTTTATACAAATGCGGATCTACACCAGAGCCCATTACACCTTGTACATTAACAGCATCACCACCTATGTTTTTAACCAAATCAGTAATCATGGTCGTAGTAGTGACGATATTTAATTTTCCGTCGTCTTTAGGTTCATTTTTACAGTTTGTAAAACTTTGAACTAAGCAGATTAAGAAAAAGATTTTTCTCATTTATTTTAAAATTTAAATTCTACGTACTAAAATAGTACTTTTAAAAAGCTGACTTTAGAAGTCACCAAACTTAACACCTATAAACAGAGTTCGTGGTCTGTTGGGACCATAAATATAGTCTGAATCTCTTGTTGCGCCAGTATCAAAATCACTTTGGTAACTGTCAAAAAGGTTCTGTACACCTGTACTTAATTCAATATGAAAGTTCTCTTTCACATCAAAATCATAGGTAAACTTCGTTGTTAGATCAAAAAAAGATTCAGAATTCACTAAATCTATAAAGCCAGAGTCACTTACAACATGAGGGACTACCATTGTACCTGTATAATTTCCTGTAACGTCTAATTTAAACGCTTTACTTATCTGCCAGTTAGACGTTAAAAACCCATAGACATTTGGGGTTCTTACAAATTCATCTATGATAACATTTTGTTCATCTGGAACTGAACCATCAGCTTCAAACAACACTTGATCTTCTTTATAAATTGATTTTTGAAATGTAGCGCCAGCCTGAAAAAACAATGAGCTAATAGGTGAAACACTTAATTCAATATTGGCACCAGCAACGTATGCACCTGAACCATTTCTAGATTCCTCTAAAATAGAACCATTTGGTAGAGATGCTCCTGTACTAACAATTGTAAAAGGATCAGTTAATGACGTATAGAAGCCTTCAACCAAAAGATTAGTTTGCGTTGTATTAAAATCTTTTGAATAATCAAATGATGCAGTAAAGGCATCTGAAAATTCACTTTTTAGATTTTCAGATAGAATGACAAAACGTTGTTCTCCACCCACAGAAGAAATATGTAAATCTTCATTAAAAGCCTGTGGTGCTCTAAAACCTCTAGCATAACCACCTCTAAATTGAAGTTTGTCAGTAATATTATATAATAAAGTTAGTCTTGGACTCAAAATGGTTTCTGAAACGTCTGAAGTGCGCTCTATATCTTGAATCGTGTAAAATCCATCAACTTTTATATGATCTAAACGTGCTCCTAGAAGCGCAGTAAATTTGTCATTTGGTTTCCATTCATATTGCCCATAAACGCCTAAACTATTTACTTTTTGATCAACCAAGCGATTATAACCAGGAATAGTGTCATCTGTGTTGTTACGCTGAAATTCTATTCCTGTTGTAATAACATTTCTATTTTTAAATTCATGTTTAAACTTTGTGCCTATAACAAAGGCAAAGTCTTTTGTGTTTCCAAAAGCATTATTGGCTGCAGCAATATCTTCGGGTGATGTTCCTCCACCCAATCCTCCGTAATAACTGTCTCTATTGGTATATTGTAAAGATGTATAGGTACTCAATGTATTGGTGCGAGCATCATTAAATAATTCGTAGTCTAATCCTGAAAATATAGTGTTGTGGTCTAACTCTTCAGTGATATTGGTAAATTGAGGTGCTAGATCTAGTTGATCACCACCACGTCTATATTCCCTAATTGCAGTAAAGTCTAGTCCGATTCTACTATTATCATTTGGTCTTAAAAATGCCTTTGCTCCAAGAGAATTGTTTTCTAATATGGTTATTTCACTGTAGCCATCGCCATTGGCATCAAACGCGT
Coding sequences within:
- a CDS encoding metal ABC transporter ATP-binding protein; translated protein: MKEQARNNKTPTLAGVIAVKVDDLTVAYNYKPVLWDIDLEIPEGVLMAIVGPNGAGKSTLIKAILGILDPIAGSVSIYGKSYEKQRKLVAYVPQKGSVDWDFPTTALDVVKMGTYGSLGWIKRPGQKEKKAALEALEKVGMLPFKNRQISQLSGGQQQRIFLARALVQNASIYFMDEPFQGVDAITEIAIINILKELRKEGKTVIVVHHDLQTVPEYFDWVTFLNVKKIATGPVKDIFNDDNLTKTYGINYKVSIQE
- a CDS encoding metal ABC transporter solute-binding protein, Zn/Mn family; the protein is MRKIFFLICLVQSFTNCKNEPKDDGKLNIVTTTTMITDLVKNIGGDAVNVQGVMGSGVDPHLYKASEGDVSKLVDADIIFYNGLHLEGKLIEVFEKMGSATKTPIALADELDKSTLIGSDYFASNYDPHVWFDISYFGIFAEKVAKVLAEQDPKNAEIYAKNMTAYLLELKALNDNINAKIAELALENRILVTAHDAFNYFGKAYNFEVVGLQGLSTATEAGVKDVQKLSAFIIEKQIKAVFVESSVPKRTIEALQAAVKSKGHNVEIGGTLYSDALGTKGTIEGTYIGMFEYNVNTIVGALK
- a CDS encoding TonB-dependent receptor translates to MMLLCLFFSSTLLFAQNTKVKVSGQITVNGLPIPYASVTVKNSAQGTNADDLGKYVLNLSEGEIILEVTSIGYRTQQQSINLVSGTNITVNFTLIEDILGLDQVVVSATRNRISKKQAPVIVKVLSPKLFSATQASSLADGLNFQPGVRVETNCQNCGFTQVRMNGLEGQYTQILVNSRPVFSALNGVYGLEQIPVSIIDRVEVVRSGGSALFGSNAIAGTINVITKEPTDDSWEVSSTLALIDGKTADRNVNINGSIVSDDLTSGITLYGIYRNRDAFDANGDGYSEITILENNSLGAKAFLRPNDNSRIGLDFTAIREYRRGGDQLDLAPQFTNITEELDHNTIFSGLDYELFNDARTNTLSTYTSLQYTNRDSYYGGLGGGTSPEDIAAANNAFGNTKDFAFVIGTKFKHEFKNRNVITTGIEFQRNNTDDTIPGYNRLVDQKVNSLGVYGQYEWKPNDKFTALLGARLDHIKVDGFYTIQDIERTSDVSETILSPRLTLLYNITDKLQFRGGYARGFRAPQAFNEDLHISSVGGEQRFVILSENLKSEFSDAFTASFDYSKDFNTTQTNLLVEGFYTSLTDPFTIVSTGASLPNGSILEESRNGSGAYVAGANIELSVSPISSLFFQAGATFQKSIYKEDQVLFEADGSVPDEQNVIIDEFVRTPNVYGFLTSNWQISKAFKLDVTGNYTGTMVVPHVVSDSGFIDLVNSESFFDLTTKFTYDFDVKENFHIELSTGVQNLFDSYQSDFDTGATRDSDYIYGPNRPRTLFIGVKFGDF